From a region of the Vidua macroura isolate BioBank_ID:100142 chromosome 3, ASM2450914v1, whole genome shotgun sequence genome:
- the AKIRIN2 gene encoding akirin-2 isoform X2, protein MACGATLKRTLDFDPLLSPASPKRRRCAPLSAPASAASSSFAAAASSPQKYLRMEPSPFGEVSSRLTTEQILYNIKQEYKRMQKRRHLENSFQQTDPCCSTDAQPHAFLLTGPALPASSPLKKEQPLFTLRQVGMICERLLKEREEKIREEYEEILTTKLAEQYDAFVKFTHDQIMRRYGEQPASYVS, encoded by the exons ATGGCTTGCGGCGCCACTTTGAAAAGGACTCTGGATTTCGACCCGCTGCTGAGCCCGGCGTCCCCGAAGCGAAGGCGATGTGCGCCATTGTCAGCCCCGGCCTcagccgcctcctcctccttcgCCGCCGCTGCCTCCTCCCCGCAGAAATACCTGCGCATGGAGCCCTCGCCCTTCGGAGAGGTGTCGTCCCGGCTCACCACAG aacAAATTCTGTACAACATAAAACAGGAGTACAAACGCATGCAGAAGAGAAGACATTTAGAAAATAGCTTCCAGCAGACAGATCCTTGTTGTTCTACTGATGCACAGCCACATGCATTTCTCCTCACTGGACCAGCTTTGCCAG CATCATCACCATTGAAAAAAGAACAGCCCCTGTTTACTCTCAGACAAGTTGGAATGATCTGTGAACGTTTGCTGAAAGAACGTGAAGAGAAAATCCGTGAAGAGTATGAAGAAATTTTGACCACAAAACTTGCAG AACAATATGACGCATTTGTGAAGTTCACGCATGATCAGATCATGCGACGGTATGGAGAACAGCCTGCCAGTT aTGTTTCATGA
- the AKIRIN2 gene encoding akirin-2 isoform X1 — protein MACGATLKRTLDFDPLLSPASPKRRRCAPLSAPASAASSSFAAAASSPQKYLRMEPSPFGEVSSRLTTEQILYNIKQEYKRMQKRRHLENSFQQTDPCCSTDAQPHAFLLTGPALPGTSSAASSPLKKEQPLFTLRQVGMICERLLKEREEKIREEYEEILTTKLAEQYDAFVKFTHDQIMRRYGEQPASYVS, from the exons ATGGCTTGCGGCGCCACTTTGAAAAGGACTCTGGATTTCGACCCGCTGCTGAGCCCGGCGTCCCCGAAGCGAAGGCGATGTGCGCCATTGTCAGCCCCGGCCTcagccgcctcctcctccttcgCCGCCGCTGCCTCCTCCCCGCAGAAATACCTGCGCATGGAGCCCTCGCCCTTCGGAGAGGTGTCGTCCCGGCTCACCACAG aacAAATTCTGTACAACATAAAACAGGAGTACAAACGCATGCAGAAGAGAAGACATTTAGAAAATAGCTTCCAGCAGACAGATCCTTGTTGTTCTACTGATGCACAGCCACATGCATTTCTCCTCACTGGACCAGCTTTGCCAG GTACTTCATCTGCAGCATCATCACCATTGAAAAAAGAACAGCCCCTGTTTACTCTCAGACAAGTTGGAATGATCTGTGAACGTTTGCTGAAAGAACGTGAAGAGAAAATCCGTGAAGAGTATGAAGAAATTTTGACCACAAAACTTGCAG AACAATATGACGCATTTGTGAAGTTCACGCATGATCAGATCATGCGACGGTATGGAGAACAGCCTGCCAGTT aTGTTTCATGA